In Centropristis striata isolate RG_2023a ecotype Rhode Island chromosome 1, C.striata_1.0, whole genome shotgun sequence, one DNA window encodes the following:
- the LOC131974483 gene encoding tudor domain-containing protein 7A-like isoform X1: MADSESIKKMLRSVLMSSKTGVSISTLQSDYRSLCGESIPLKKLGYSKLEDYLASIPSVVRLEYRMGEVKCFAAVSQETAHIAELVAKQKNSKKSGRSQFVNCKMRFKPSNPYMLNVRPRSSLRQPSAGGTSNWPVNRPQSHGGYRGFSAAGDYRQMYQRFSSVTPVQHRQPSTPQPAPRPAVKQCLMPARKEKTLANHEKPKEKPPEQVSRPGLSQSGVYDMELEQSRITQLLKKYCSGLWLSKLSGVYGDMFSQKLHPQVLIDMEKWTHIAMLEQPSSTNRADRLIYPPLPPKPCIVPRSGNTNTSTTSPTSSTATTPLSSRPSTPEQPNTPVCPPPVPKPRVSSKSPLAKPTFIFPPQPVAPYSGKLSSVTLRSPARNPALAPQLPPYVNLAVNANGGCKENHNLSATTLRHNQNTPPLTPTFTCPAPTNAPPSPCSLQPGPEILPLLKIAFSPGSAPAPCPPSKLSAAVVPVEVRQRIKELLSMYSQGLWAHAVPKLFMDTYKTPFPEHVLDNLSLLLDICNVEYPIPNDKNKAILYYSSRADMEATNGQESQPSRGHPLPSGLEVSGPVVPPCLVLPSEQYPSVLITEAKSSNAVTVRYVGQNYSNAQEAMEEAMSALYNHSSTNHTLSKPVAGQLVAVRGEDGEELARAQVMEVLAPDKVKVYYVDYGFSVETSGTNLLKLHQNFLSLPFQAITVRLAGLEAFSSHPLVLSSLDKMAVGKILLMETLEPCQQNETPVAVLYDTSQDEDININSTCLKALQDMTMSNPLTVNATYPDVCVTNVCADGIIYCQLPCRGTARLSKLLEETETFFISQMTSESLVSRPFSGKLCLARYKGMWSRAEVINMYGNRVIEILFIDLGVPATVEVTDLREIPPLFLKNFIIIPPLAVKCRLADITVPEGDWSPEAVLWMKEALLGSEDCKMKILKLDQHKGDSLVYMYLFIGADSQELDKSINHKLAQSELWQKLSTHNNGSGDIGISSLVEKLTLSSLVPIPIAKASTQPLHGTGDSSSPDATTSSGMQSLPMPPRLEIPQPGQNMDVFVPVACHPGYFVLQAWQDLHKLVVLMGEMILYYNQTQKTNSAPHIQKGEVYAAKLDKNWHRVQVKGILANGLVSVFELDYGKHELVRNTLLRPLIQEFRQLPFQAITAKLAGLTEHQWSEEASMLFRNQVEGRALVAQVESVSEVKGEIVDRRLTVYLVDTTVEDRDLWIHSTMANIGGELSSAA, encoded by the exons ATGGCAGACAGCGAGTCCATCAAAAAAATGTTGCGGTCTGTCCTTATGTCCAGCAAGACTGGCGTGTCTATAAGCACCCTCCAGTCAGACTACAGGTCACTGTGCGGAGAGAGCATCCCGCTGAAGAAGCTGGGTTACTCAAAACTGGAGGACTACCTTGCGAGCATCCCTTCTGTAGTCCGTCTGGAGTACCGCATGGGTGAG GTGAAATGCTTTGCTGCAGTGTCTCAGGAGACAGCCCACATTGCCGAGCTGGTGGCCAAGCAGAAAAACTCCAAGAAATCTGGTCGCTCCCAATTTGTTAACTGCAAAATGAGATTCAAACCTTCCAACCCATACATGCTCAACG TGAGGCCAAGGTCCTCTCTCCGGCAACCCTCAGCTGGCGGTACCTCTAACTGGCCAGTAAACCGCCCTCAGTCCCACGGTGGGTACAGAGGCTTCAGTGCCGCAGGAGACTACAg GCAGATGTACCAGAGGTTCAGCTCTGTCACCCCTGTCCAACACAGACAACCATCTACTCCTCAACCGGCTCCTCGACCAGCTGTAAAACAGTGTTTAATGCCCGCCAG GAAAGAGAAGACATTGGCAAACCATGAGAAGCCTAAAG AGAAGCCTCCTGAGCAAGTCTCCAGACCCGGCCTATCGCAG TCTGGTGTGTATGACATGGAGCTGGAGCAGAGCAGAATAACTCAGCTCCTGAAGAAGTACTGCAGTGGATTATGGCTGTCGAAACTGTCAGGGGTCTACGGTGACATGTTCAGTCAGAAGCTCCACCCTCAGGTGCTCATAGATATGGAAAAGTGGACACACATTGCTATG TTGGAGCAACCTTCCAGCACCAACCGAGCTGACCGCCTAATCTACCCTCCTCTACCTCCTAAGCCTTGTATTGTCCCTCGAAGTGGCAACACCAACACGTCTACAACATCACCCACCAGTTCAACCGCCACCACACCACTTTCTTCACGTCCCTCAACACCCGAGCAGCCTAACACTCCAGTGTGTCCTCCCCCTGTACCTAAACCTAGAGTTTCCTCCAAAAGCCCCTTGGCTAAACCCACCTTCATTTTCCCTCCACAACCTGTTGCTCCCTATTCAGGCAAGCTGTCTTCAGTCACATTGCGCAGCCCTGCCCGCAACCCAGCTCTTGCTCCACAGCTGCCCCCCTATGTTAATCTTGCAGTTAATGCCAATGGTGGATGTAAAGAAAATCACAACTTGTCTGCAACCACCCTCCGCCACAACCAAAACACTCCCCCCTTAACCCCTACCTTCACTTGCCCTGCACCAACCAATGCTCCTCCATCACCCTGCTCCCTCCAACCTGGCCCTGAAATTTTACCCCTTTTAAAGATCGCCTTCTCCCCTGGCTCTGCTCCTGCCCCTTGTCCTCCCTCAAaactttctgctgctgttgtgcCAGTTGAGGTGCGACAGAGAATAAAGGAGCTTCTGTCCATGTACAGTCAAGGTCTGTGGGCCCATGCTGTGCCAAAACTCTTTATGGACACATACAAGACCCCGTTCCCTGAACATGTTCTGGACAACTTGTCTCTTTTGCTGGATATATGCAATGTTGAGTACCCGATCCCCAATGACAAGAATAAG GCCATCCTGTATTACTCCAGCAGAGCAGACATGGAAGCCACAAACGGGCAAGAAAGCCAGCCGAGCAGAGGCCATCCCCTTCCCTCTGGTCTGGAGGTTTCTGGTCCTGTAGTTCCTCCATGTCTGGTTCTTCCCTCTGAGCAGTACCCCTCTGTGTTGATTACTGAAGCCAAGAGCAGCAATGCTGTCACTGTAAG GTATGTGGGTCAGAACTACTCCAATGCCCAGGAGGCTATGGAGGAGGCCATGAGTGCTTTGTACAACCACAGCTCCACCAACCACACTCTGTCTAAACCTGTCGCTGGTCAGCTGGTGGCAGTcagaggagaggatggagaggagCTGGCAAGAGCTCAAGTCATGGAGGTTTTGGCCCCTGACAAGGTCAAG GTTTACTATGTGGACTATGGCTTCTCTGTGGAAACCAGTGGGACTAATCTGCTGAAGCTGCACCAGAACTTCCTCTCTCTGCCCTTCCAGGCTATCACTGTTAGACTCGCAG GTCTAGAGGCATTCAGCTCCCATCCTCTGGTGCTCTCTTCTTTGGACAAGATGGCAGTGGGAAAGATTCTGCTGATGGAGACATTAGAGCCATGTCAACAGAATGAGACGCCTGTGGCAGTGCTGTATGACACTTCGCAGGATGAAGACATCAACATCAACTCCACCTGCCTGAAAGCTCTCCAGGACATGACCATGAGCAACCCTCTGACT GTAAATGCTACCTATCCGGATGTGTGTGTCACCAACGTGTGTGCAGATGGTATCATCTACTGCCAGCTGCCCTGCAGAGGAACCGCAAGACTAAGCAAGTTACTGGAAGAAACTGAGACGTTCTTCATCTCCCAG ATGACATCTGAGTCTCTGGTGTCCAGACCCTTCAGTGGCAAACTGTGTCTAGCTCGCTACAAAGGAATGTGGTCCAGAGCAGAA GTCATAAACATGTACGGCAACAGAGTGATTGAGATCCTCTTCATTGACTTGGGAGTCCCAGCTACTGTAGAGGTCACTGATCTGAGAGAGATCCCCCCTCTTTTCCTCAAAAACTTCATCATCATCCCACCACTG gctGTCAAATGCCGCCTTGCTGACATCACAGTTCCAGAGGGAGACTGGAGCCCAGAGGCCGTTCTATGGATGAAGGAGGCTCTCCTGGGATCTGAAGACTGTAAAATGAAG atCTTGAAATTAGACCAGCACAAAGGGGACTCACTGGTCTATATGTACCTCTTCATTGGTGCTGACAGTCAGGAGCTGGACAAGAGCATCAACCATAAGCTGGCCCAGTCAGAGTTGTGGCAGAAACTCTCAACACACAACAACGGCAGTGGGGATATAG GTATCAGTTCTCTTGTGGAGAAGCTGACTCTGAGCAGCCTGGTCCCAATTCCCATTGCCAAGGCCTCAACCCAACCTCTGCATGGAACAGGGGACTCATCTTCTCCAGATGCGACCACCAGTAGTGGGATGCAGTCACTTCCGATGCCTCCCCGACTGGAGATCCCCCAG CCTGGTCAGAATATGGATGTGTTTGTGCCAGTGGCCTGCCACCCTGGTTACTTCGTGCTGCAGGCATGGCAGGACCTGCATAAGCTGGTGGTGTTGATGGGGGAAATGATCCTCTACTATAACCAGACGCAGAAGACAAACTCAGCCCCACACATCCAGAAAGGAGAGGTCTACGCCGCCAAACTAGACAAGAA CTGGCACCGTGTTCAGGTGAAGGGGATTCTGGCCAACGGGTTGGTTTCAGTCTTCGAGTTGGACTACGGCAAACACGAGTTAGTCCGCAATACTCTCCTCAGGCCTCTGATACAGGAGTTCCGACAGCTGCCCTTTCAGGCCATTACTGCAAAACTTGCAG GCTTGACAGAGCACCAGTGGTCAGAGGAGGCATCCATGCTATTCAGGAACCAAGTGGAGGGTCGAGCACTGGTAGCCCAGGTGGAGAGTGTGTCGGAGGTTAAAGGTGAGATAGTTGACCGCAGGTTGACAGTTTACCTGGTGGACACTACAGTGGAGGACAGGGACCTTTGGATTCACAGCACCATGGCCAACATTGGTGGTGAGCTGTCTTCGGCAGCCTAG
- the LOC131974483 gene encoding tudor domain-containing protein 7B-like isoform X2, with product MRFKPSNPYMLNVRPRSSLRQPSAGGTSNWPVNRPQSHGGYRGFSAAGDYRQMYQRFSSVTPVQHRQPSTPQPAPRPAVKQCLMPARKEKTLANHEKPKEKPPEQVSRPGLSQSGVYDMELEQSRITQLLKKYCSGLWLSKLSGVYGDMFSQKLHPQVLIDMEKWTHIAMLEQPSSTNRADRLIYPPLPPKPCIVPRSGNTNTSTTSPTSSTATTPLSSRPSTPEQPNTPVCPPPVPKPRVSSKSPLAKPTFIFPPQPVAPYSGKLSSVTLRSPARNPALAPQLPPYVNLAVNANGGCKENHNLSATTLRHNQNTPPLTPTFTCPAPTNAPPSPCSLQPGPEILPLLKIAFSPGSAPAPCPPSKLSAAVVPVEVRQRIKELLSMYSQGLWAHAVPKLFMDTYKTPFPEHVLDNLSLLLDICNVEYPIPNDKNKAILYYSSRADMEATNGQESQPSRGHPLPSGLEVSGPVVPPCLVLPSEQYPSVLITEAKSSNAVTVRYVGQNYSNAQEAMEEAMSALYNHSSTNHTLSKPVAGQLVAVRGEDGEELARAQVMEVLAPDKVKVYYVDYGFSVETSGTNLLKLHQNFLSLPFQAITVRLAGLEAFSSHPLVLSSLDKMAVGKILLMETLEPCQQNETPVAVLYDTSQDEDININSTCLKALQDMTMSNPLTVNATYPDVCVTNVCADGIIYCQLPCRGTARLSKLLEETETFFISQMTSESLVSRPFSGKLCLARYKGMWSRAEVINMYGNRVIEILFIDLGVPATVEVTDLREIPPLFLKNFIIIPPLAVKCRLADITVPEGDWSPEAVLWMKEALLGSEDCKMKILKLDQHKGDSLVYMYLFIGADSQELDKSINHKLAQSELWQKLSTHNNGSGDIGISSLVEKLTLSSLVPIPIAKASTQPLHGTGDSSSPDATTSSGMQSLPMPPRLEIPQPGQNMDVFVPVACHPGYFVLQAWQDLHKLVVLMGEMILYYNQTQKTNSAPHIQKGEVYAAKLDKNWHRVQVKGILANGLVSVFELDYGKHELVRNTLLRPLIQEFRQLPFQAITAKLAGLTEHQWSEEASMLFRNQVEGRALVAQVESVSEVKGEIVDRRLTVYLVDTTVEDRDLWIHSTMANIGGELSSAA from the exons ATGAGATTCAAACCTTCCAACCCATACATGCTCAACG TGAGGCCAAGGTCCTCTCTCCGGCAACCCTCAGCTGGCGGTACCTCTAACTGGCCAGTAAACCGCCCTCAGTCCCACGGTGGGTACAGAGGCTTCAGTGCCGCAGGAGACTACAg GCAGATGTACCAGAGGTTCAGCTCTGTCACCCCTGTCCAACACAGACAACCATCTACTCCTCAACCGGCTCCTCGACCAGCTGTAAAACAGTGTTTAATGCCCGCCAG GAAAGAGAAGACATTGGCAAACCATGAGAAGCCTAAAG AGAAGCCTCCTGAGCAAGTCTCCAGACCCGGCCTATCGCAG TCTGGTGTGTATGACATGGAGCTGGAGCAGAGCAGAATAACTCAGCTCCTGAAGAAGTACTGCAGTGGATTATGGCTGTCGAAACTGTCAGGGGTCTACGGTGACATGTTCAGTCAGAAGCTCCACCCTCAGGTGCTCATAGATATGGAAAAGTGGACACACATTGCTATG TTGGAGCAACCTTCCAGCACCAACCGAGCTGACCGCCTAATCTACCCTCCTCTACCTCCTAAGCCTTGTATTGTCCCTCGAAGTGGCAACACCAACACGTCTACAACATCACCCACCAGTTCAACCGCCACCACACCACTTTCTTCACGTCCCTCAACACCCGAGCAGCCTAACACTCCAGTGTGTCCTCCCCCTGTACCTAAACCTAGAGTTTCCTCCAAAAGCCCCTTGGCTAAACCCACCTTCATTTTCCCTCCACAACCTGTTGCTCCCTATTCAGGCAAGCTGTCTTCAGTCACATTGCGCAGCCCTGCCCGCAACCCAGCTCTTGCTCCACAGCTGCCCCCCTATGTTAATCTTGCAGTTAATGCCAATGGTGGATGTAAAGAAAATCACAACTTGTCTGCAACCACCCTCCGCCACAACCAAAACACTCCCCCCTTAACCCCTACCTTCACTTGCCCTGCACCAACCAATGCTCCTCCATCACCCTGCTCCCTCCAACCTGGCCCTGAAATTTTACCCCTTTTAAAGATCGCCTTCTCCCCTGGCTCTGCTCCTGCCCCTTGTCCTCCCTCAAaactttctgctgctgttgtgcCAGTTGAGGTGCGACAGAGAATAAAGGAGCTTCTGTCCATGTACAGTCAAGGTCTGTGGGCCCATGCTGTGCCAAAACTCTTTATGGACACATACAAGACCCCGTTCCCTGAACATGTTCTGGACAACTTGTCTCTTTTGCTGGATATATGCAATGTTGAGTACCCGATCCCCAATGACAAGAATAAG GCCATCCTGTATTACTCCAGCAGAGCAGACATGGAAGCCACAAACGGGCAAGAAAGCCAGCCGAGCAGAGGCCATCCCCTTCCCTCTGGTCTGGAGGTTTCTGGTCCTGTAGTTCCTCCATGTCTGGTTCTTCCCTCTGAGCAGTACCCCTCTGTGTTGATTACTGAAGCCAAGAGCAGCAATGCTGTCACTGTAAG GTATGTGGGTCAGAACTACTCCAATGCCCAGGAGGCTATGGAGGAGGCCATGAGTGCTTTGTACAACCACAGCTCCACCAACCACACTCTGTCTAAACCTGTCGCTGGTCAGCTGGTGGCAGTcagaggagaggatggagaggagCTGGCAAGAGCTCAAGTCATGGAGGTTTTGGCCCCTGACAAGGTCAAG GTTTACTATGTGGACTATGGCTTCTCTGTGGAAACCAGTGGGACTAATCTGCTGAAGCTGCACCAGAACTTCCTCTCTCTGCCCTTCCAGGCTATCACTGTTAGACTCGCAG GTCTAGAGGCATTCAGCTCCCATCCTCTGGTGCTCTCTTCTTTGGACAAGATGGCAGTGGGAAAGATTCTGCTGATGGAGACATTAGAGCCATGTCAACAGAATGAGACGCCTGTGGCAGTGCTGTATGACACTTCGCAGGATGAAGACATCAACATCAACTCCACCTGCCTGAAAGCTCTCCAGGACATGACCATGAGCAACCCTCTGACT GTAAATGCTACCTATCCGGATGTGTGTGTCACCAACGTGTGTGCAGATGGTATCATCTACTGCCAGCTGCCCTGCAGAGGAACCGCAAGACTAAGCAAGTTACTGGAAGAAACTGAGACGTTCTTCATCTCCCAG ATGACATCTGAGTCTCTGGTGTCCAGACCCTTCAGTGGCAAACTGTGTCTAGCTCGCTACAAAGGAATGTGGTCCAGAGCAGAA GTCATAAACATGTACGGCAACAGAGTGATTGAGATCCTCTTCATTGACTTGGGAGTCCCAGCTACTGTAGAGGTCACTGATCTGAGAGAGATCCCCCCTCTTTTCCTCAAAAACTTCATCATCATCCCACCACTG gctGTCAAATGCCGCCTTGCTGACATCACAGTTCCAGAGGGAGACTGGAGCCCAGAGGCCGTTCTATGGATGAAGGAGGCTCTCCTGGGATCTGAAGACTGTAAAATGAAG atCTTGAAATTAGACCAGCACAAAGGGGACTCACTGGTCTATATGTACCTCTTCATTGGTGCTGACAGTCAGGAGCTGGACAAGAGCATCAACCATAAGCTGGCCCAGTCAGAGTTGTGGCAGAAACTCTCAACACACAACAACGGCAGTGGGGATATAG GTATCAGTTCTCTTGTGGAGAAGCTGACTCTGAGCAGCCTGGTCCCAATTCCCATTGCCAAGGCCTCAACCCAACCTCTGCATGGAACAGGGGACTCATCTTCTCCAGATGCGACCACCAGTAGTGGGATGCAGTCACTTCCGATGCCTCCCCGACTGGAGATCCCCCAG CCTGGTCAGAATATGGATGTGTTTGTGCCAGTGGCCTGCCACCCTGGTTACTTCGTGCTGCAGGCATGGCAGGACCTGCATAAGCTGGTGGTGTTGATGGGGGAAATGATCCTCTACTATAACCAGACGCAGAAGACAAACTCAGCCCCACACATCCAGAAAGGAGAGGTCTACGCCGCCAAACTAGACAAGAA CTGGCACCGTGTTCAGGTGAAGGGGATTCTGGCCAACGGGTTGGTTTCAGTCTTCGAGTTGGACTACGGCAAACACGAGTTAGTCCGCAATACTCTCCTCAGGCCTCTGATACAGGAGTTCCGACAGCTGCCCTTTCAGGCCATTACTGCAAAACTTGCAG GCTTGACAGAGCACCAGTGGTCAGAGGAGGCATCCATGCTATTCAGGAACCAAGTGGAGGGTCGAGCACTGGTAGCCCAGGTGGAGAGTGTGTCGGAGGTTAAAGGTGAGATAGTTGACCGCAGGTTGACAGTTTACCTGGTGGACACTACAGTGGAGGACAGGGACCTTTGGATTCACAGCACCATGGCCAACATTGGTGGTGAGCTGTCTTCGGCAGCCTAG